The following coding sequences lie in one Paramormyrops kingsleyae isolate MSU_618 chromosome 15, PKINGS_0.4, whole genome shotgun sequence genomic window:
- the LOC111860220 gene encoding CREB-regulated transcription coactivator 1 isoform X3: MATSNNPRKFSEKIALHNQKQAEETAAFEEVMKDLSITRAARLQLQKTQYLQLGQNRGQYYGGSLPNVNQIGNSNIDLPFQTPFQTSGLDTSRTTRHHGLVDRVYRDRNRITSPHRRPLSVDKHGRQIDSCPYGSVYLSPPPDTSWRRTNSDSALHQSTMNPTPQDSFVGGSQELQPKRVLLLTVPGTEDSAESEVDKNIQKQIWDKKNLSPRPKSCEVPGINIFPSPDQEMTTSLIPATHNTGGSLPDLTNIQFPPPLPTPLDPEDTSSFPVLSTSSSTSNLATNLTHLGISVVSHGISGSQPSMTGTAQRKQQSVVPLALNAEAQSQQSPQQLSPTLSPPVTVAQAVTMDALTLDQQLSQYPFFSQLSSQALAQVVSDLQQRAPQQPQQNMRLVQLPPLSVSTASSLPQASPGSQTPTTVAIDINSYRSQAGSPANQSPTSPVSNQGFSPGGSPQHTSAVGSIFGDSFYDQQLTSRQTTALSHQLEQFNMIESPISSNSLYSQCSTLNYTQAAMMGLTGSHGNLQDSQQLSYSSHGNIPNIILTVTGESPPSLSKELTSSLAGVGDVSFDADSQFPLDELKIDPLTLDGLHMLNDPDMVLTDPATEDTFRMDRL; encoded by the exons ATGGCGACCTCAAACAATCCGCGGAAATTCAGCGAGAAGATCGCTTTGCATAACCAGAAGCAGGCCGAGGAGACGGCGGCCTTCGAGGAAGTGATGAAGGACCTGAGCATCACCCGGGCGGCGCGG TTGCAGTTACAGAAGACCCAGTATTTGCAGTTAGGGCAGAACCGTGGACAGTACTATGGAGGATCGTTGCCCAATGTTAATCAGATTGGAAACAGCAACATTGACCTACCCTTTCAG ACTCCATTCCAGACTTCAGGCTTGGACACGAGCCGTACGACTCGGCACCACGGCTTGGTGGATCGGGTGTACCGCGATCGCAATCGGATCACCTCGCCACACCGGCGGCCCCTATCTGTGGACAAACACGGCCGCCAG ATTGACAGCTGTCCCTATGGATCAGTGTACCTGTCTCCTCCGCCTGACACGAGCTGGAGAAG AACCAATTCGGACTCGGCCTTGCACCAGAGCACGATGAACCCTACTCCCCAGGACAGCTTTGTGGGGGGCTCACAGGAGCTTCAGCCCAAGCGAG TGCTCCTGCTCACAGTTCCGGGGACAGAGGACTCCGCAGAATCTGAGGTGGATAAAAACATCCAGAAGCAGATCTGGGATAAGAAG AACCTGTCGCCAAGGCCCAAATCCTGTGAGGTGCCGGGGATAAA CATTTTTCCATCGCCTGACCAGGAGATGACCACCTCCTTAATCCCAGCCACACACAACACTGGCGGCTCTCTGCCTGACTTGACCAACATCCAGTTTCCCCCGCCGCTGCCCACCCCACTGGACCCCGAGGACACCTCCTCCTTCCCAGTGCTCAGCACCTCCAGCAGCACCAGTAACCTGGCCACCAACCTCACCCACCTGGGCATCAGTGTCGTCAGCCACG GAATCAGCGGCTCCCAGCCCAGCATGACGGGGACGGCCCAGCGCAAGCAGCAGAGCGTGGTTCCCTTAGCGCTGAACGCAGAGGCACAGAGCCAGCAATCCCCACAGCAGCTCTCCCCCACCCTCTCGCCCCCCGTCACCGTGGCTCAG GCCGTGACGATGGATGCGCTGACCCTGGATCAGCAGCTGTCTCAGTACCCCTTCTTCAGTCAGCTGTCGTCGCAGGCGTTGGCGCAGGTGGTCAGCGACCTGCAGCAGCGGGCCCCCCAGCAGCCGCAGCAGAACATGCGGCTggtgcagctgccaccgctgtCTGTGAGCACAGCCTCCAGTCTGCCCCAGGCCTCCCCCGGCAGCCAGACGCCCACTACCGTCGCCATCGACATTAACTCT TACCGCAGTCAGGCCGGCTCTCCCGCCAACCAGTCTCCAACCTCCCCTGTCTCCAATCAAGGCTTCTCTCCCGGCGGCTCGCCTCAA CACACTTCTGCTGTGGGCAGCATCTTCGGCGACTCCTTCTACGACCAGCAGCTGACATCCAGGCAGACCACTGCCCTCTCCCACCAG CTTGAGCAGTTCAACATGATTGAGAGTCCCATCAGCTCCAACagcctgtacagccagtgctccACCCTGAACTACACCCAAGCAGCCATGATGGGATTGACAGGTAGCCACGGCAACCTGCAGGACTCCCAGCAGCTCAGTTACAGTAGCCATGGCAACATTCCCAACATTATTCTCACAG TTACTGGAGAGTCACCACCCAGCCTGTCCAAGGAGCTCACCAGCTCCCTGGCCGGTGTCGGTGATGTCAGCTTTGATGCCGACTCTCAGTTCCCGTTGGACGAGCTGAAGATCGATCCTCTCACACTCGACGGACTGCACATGCTCAACGACCCAGACATGGTCCTCACCGACCCCGCCACGGAAGATACTTTCCGGATGGATAGGCTGTAG
- the LOC111860220 gene encoding CREB-regulated transcription coactivator 1 isoform X1 gives MATSNNPRKFSEKIALHNQKQAEETAAFEEVMKDLSITRAARLQLQKTQYLQLGQNRGQYYGGSLPNVNQIGNSNIDLPFQTPFQTSGLDTSRTTRHHGLVDRVYRDRNRITSPHRRPLSVDKHGRQIDSCPYGSVYLSPPPDTSWRRTNSDSALHQSTMNPTPQDSFVGGSQELQPKRVLLLTVPGTEDSAESEVDKNIQKQIWDKKNLSPRPKSCEVPGINIFPSPDQEMTTSLIPATHNTGGSLPDLTNIQFPPPLPTPLDPEDTSSFPVLSTSSSTSNLATNLTHLGISVVSHGISGSQPSMTGTAQRKQQSVVPLALNAEAQSQQSPQQLSPTLSPPVTVAQAVTMDALTLDQQLSQYPFFSQLSSQALAQVVSDLQQRAPQQPQQNMRLVQLPPLSVSTASSLPQASPGSQTPTTVAIDINSTSSLQQYRSQAGSPANQSPTSPVSNQGFSPGGSPQHTSAVGSIFGDSFYDQQLTSRQTTALSHQLEQFNMIESPISSNSLYSQCSTLNYTQAAMMGLTGSHGNLQDSQQLSYSSHGNIPNIILTVTGESPPSLSKELTSSLAGVGDVSFDADSQFPLDELKIDPLTLDGLHMLNDPDMVLTDPATEDTFRMDRL, from the exons ATGGCGACCTCAAACAATCCGCGGAAATTCAGCGAGAAGATCGCTTTGCATAACCAGAAGCAGGCCGAGGAGACGGCGGCCTTCGAGGAAGTGATGAAGGACCTGAGCATCACCCGGGCGGCGCGG TTGCAGTTACAGAAGACCCAGTATTTGCAGTTAGGGCAGAACCGTGGACAGTACTATGGAGGATCGTTGCCCAATGTTAATCAGATTGGAAACAGCAACATTGACCTACCCTTTCAG ACTCCATTCCAGACTTCAGGCTTGGACACGAGCCGTACGACTCGGCACCACGGCTTGGTGGATCGGGTGTACCGCGATCGCAATCGGATCACCTCGCCACACCGGCGGCCCCTATCTGTGGACAAACACGGCCGCCAG ATTGACAGCTGTCCCTATGGATCAGTGTACCTGTCTCCTCCGCCTGACACGAGCTGGAGAAG AACCAATTCGGACTCGGCCTTGCACCAGAGCACGATGAACCCTACTCCCCAGGACAGCTTTGTGGGGGGCTCACAGGAGCTTCAGCCCAAGCGAG TGCTCCTGCTCACAGTTCCGGGGACAGAGGACTCCGCAGAATCTGAGGTGGATAAAAACATCCAGAAGCAGATCTGGGATAAGAAG AACCTGTCGCCAAGGCCCAAATCCTGTGAGGTGCCGGGGATAAA CATTTTTCCATCGCCTGACCAGGAGATGACCACCTCCTTAATCCCAGCCACACACAACACTGGCGGCTCTCTGCCTGACTTGACCAACATCCAGTTTCCCCCGCCGCTGCCCACCCCACTGGACCCCGAGGACACCTCCTCCTTCCCAGTGCTCAGCACCTCCAGCAGCACCAGTAACCTGGCCACCAACCTCACCCACCTGGGCATCAGTGTCGTCAGCCACG GAATCAGCGGCTCCCAGCCCAGCATGACGGGGACGGCCCAGCGCAAGCAGCAGAGCGTGGTTCCCTTAGCGCTGAACGCAGAGGCACAGAGCCAGCAATCCCCACAGCAGCTCTCCCCCACCCTCTCGCCCCCCGTCACCGTGGCTCAG GCCGTGACGATGGATGCGCTGACCCTGGATCAGCAGCTGTCTCAGTACCCCTTCTTCAGTCAGCTGTCGTCGCAGGCGTTGGCGCAGGTGGTCAGCGACCTGCAGCAGCGGGCCCCCCAGCAGCCGCAGCAGAACATGCGGCTggtgcagctgccaccgctgtCTGTGAGCACAGCCTCCAGTCTGCCCCAGGCCTCCCCCGGCAGCCAGACGCCCACTACCGTCGCCATCGACATTAACTCT ACTTCTTCCCTCCAGCAGTACCGCAGTCAGGCCGGCTCTCCCGCCAACCAGTCTCCAACCTCCCCTGTCTCCAATCAAGGCTTCTCTCCCGGCGGCTCGCCTCAA CACACTTCTGCTGTGGGCAGCATCTTCGGCGACTCCTTCTACGACCAGCAGCTGACATCCAGGCAGACCACTGCCCTCTCCCACCAG CTTGAGCAGTTCAACATGATTGAGAGTCCCATCAGCTCCAACagcctgtacagccagtgctccACCCTGAACTACACCCAAGCAGCCATGATGGGATTGACAGGTAGCCACGGCAACCTGCAGGACTCCCAGCAGCTCAGTTACAGTAGCCATGGCAACATTCCCAACATTATTCTCACAG TTACTGGAGAGTCACCACCCAGCCTGTCCAAGGAGCTCACCAGCTCCCTGGCCGGTGTCGGTGATGTCAGCTTTGATGCCGACTCTCAGTTCCCGTTGGACGAGCTGAAGATCGATCCTCTCACACTCGACGGACTGCACATGCTCAACGACCCAGACATGGTCCTCACCGACCCCGCCACGGAAGATACTTTCCGGATGGATAGGCTGTAG
- the LOC111860220 gene encoding CREB-regulated transcription coactivator 1 isoform X2 codes for MATSNNPRKFSEKIALHNQKQAEETAAFEEVMKDLSITRAARLQLQKTQYLQLGQNRGQYYGGSLPNVNQIGNSNIDLPFQTPFQTSGLDTSRTTRHHGLVDRVYRDRNRITSPHRRPLSVDKHGRQIDSCPYGSVYLSPPPDTSWRRTNSDSALHQSTMNPTPQDSFVGGSQELQPKRVLLLTVPGTEDSAESEVDKNIQKQIWDKKNLSPRPKSCEVPGINIFPSPDQEMTTSLIPATHNTGGSLPDLTNIQFPPPLPTPLDPEDTSSFPVLSTSSSTSNLATNLTHLGISVVSHGISGSQPSMTGTAQRKQQSVVPLALNAEAQSQQSPQQLSPTLSPPVTVAQAVTMDALTLDQQLSQYPFFSQLSSQALAQVVSDLQQRAPQQPQQNMRLVQLPPLSVSTASSLPQASPGSQTPTTVAIDINSQYRSQAGSPANQSPTSPVSNQGFSPGGSPQHTSAVGSIFGDSFYDQQLTSRQTTALSHQLEQFNMIESPISSNSLYSQCSTLNYTQAAMMGLTGSHGNLQDSQQLSYSSHGNIPNIILTVTGESPPSLSKELTSSLAGVGDVSFDADSQFPLDELKIDPLTLDGLHMLNDPDMVLTDPATEDTFRMDRL; via the exons ATGGCGACCTCAAACAATCCGCGGAAATTCAGCGAGAAGATCGCTTTGCATAACCAGAAGCAGGCCGAGGAGACGGCGGCCTTCGAGGAAGTGATGAAGGACCTGAGCATCACCCGGGCGGCGCGG TTGCAGTTACAGAAGACCCAGTATTTGCAGTTAGGGCAGAACCGTGGACAGTACTATGGAGGATCGTTGCCCAATGTTAATCAGATTGGAAACAGCAACATTGACCTACCCTTTCAG ACTCCATTCCAGACTTCAGGCTTGGACACGAGCCGTACGACTCGGCACCACGGCTTGGTGGATCGGGTGTACCGCGATCGCAATCGGATCACCTCGCCACACCGGCGGCCCCTATCTGTGGACAAACACGGCCGCCAG ATTGACAGCTGTCCCTATGGATCAGTGTACCTGTCTCCTCCGCCTGACACGAGCTGGAGAAG AACCAATTCGGACTCGGCCTTGCACCAGAGCACGATGAACCCTACTCCCCAGGACAGCTTTGTGGGGGGCTCACAGGAGCTTCAGCCCAAGCGAG TGCTCCTGCTCACAGTTCCGGGGACAGAGGACTCCGCAGAATCTGAGGTGGATAAAAACATCCAGAAGCAGATCTGGGATAAGAAG AACCTGTCGCCAAGGCCCAAATCCTGTGAGGTGCCGGGGATAAA CATTTTTCCATCGCCTGACCAGGAGATGACCACCTCCTTAATCCCAGCCACACACAACACTGGCGGCTCTCTGCCTGACTTGACCAACATCCAGTTTCCCCCGCCGCTGCCCACCCCACTGGACCCCGAGGACACCTCCTCCTTCCCAGTGCTCAGCACCTCCAGCAGCACCAGTAACCTGGCCACCAACCTCACCCACCTGGGCATCAGTGTCGTCAGCCACG GAATCAGCGGCTCCCAGCCCAGCATGACGGGGACGGCCCAGCGCAAGCAGCAGAGCGTGGTTCCCTTAGCGCTGAACGCAGAGGCACAGAGCCAGCAATCCCCACAGCAGCTCTCCCCCACCCTCTCGCCCCCCGTCACCGTGGCTCAG GCCGTGACGATGGATGCGCTGACCCTGGATCAGCAGCTGTCTCAGTACCCCTTCTTCAGTCAGCTGTCGTCGCAGGCGTTGGCGCAGGTGGTCAGCGACCTGCAGCAGCGGGCCCCCCAGCAGCCGCAGCAGAACATGCGGCTggtgcagctgccaccgctgtCTGTGAGCACAGCCTCCAGTCTGCCCCAGGCCTCCCCCGGCAGCCAGACGCCCACTACCGTCGCCATCGACATTAACTCT CAGTACCGCAGTCAGGCCGGCTCTCCCGCCAACCAGTCTCCAACCTCCCCTGTCTCCAATCAAGGCTTCTCTCCCGGCGGCTCGCCTCAA CACACTTCTGCTGTGGGCAGCATCTTCGGCGACTCCTTCTACGACCAGCAGCTGACATCCAGGCAGACCACTGCCCTCTCCCACCAG CTTGAGCAGTTCAACATGATTGAGAGTCCCATCAGCTCCAACagcctgtacagccagtgctccACCCTGAACTACACCCAAGCAGCCATGATGGGATTGACAGGTAGCCACGGCAACCTGCAGGACTCCCAGCAGCTCAGTTACAGTAGCCATGGCAACATTCCCAACATTATTCTCACAG TTACTGGAGAGTCACCACCCAGCCTGTCCAAGGAGCTCACCAGCTCCCTGGCCGGTGTCGGTGATGTCAGCTTTGATGCCGACTCTCAGTTCCCGTTGGACGAGCTGAAGATCGATCCTCTCACACTCGACGGACTGCACATGCTCAACGACCCAGACATGGTCCTCACCGACCCCGCCACGGAAGATACTTTCCGGATGGATAGGCTGTAG
- the LOC111860220 gene encoding CREB-regulated transcription coactivator 1 isoform X4 has protein sequence MATSNNPRKFSEKIALHNQKQAEETAAFEEVMKDLSITRAARLQLQKTQYLQLGQNRGQYYGGSLPNVNQIGNSNIDLPFQTPFQTSGLDTSRTTRHHGLVDRVYRDRNRITSPHRRPLSVDKHGRQIDSCPYGSVYLSPPPDTSWRRTNSDSALHQSTMNPTPQDSFVGGSQELQPKRVLLLTVPGTEDSAESEVDKNIQKQIWDKKNLSPRPKSCEVPGINIFPSPDQEMTTSLIPATHNTGGSLPDLTNIQFPPPLPTPLDPEDTSSFPVLSTSSSTSNLATNLTHLGISVVSHGISGSQPSMTGTAQRKQQSVVPLALNAEAQSQQSPQQLSPTLSPPVTVAQAVTMDALTLDQQLSQYPFFSQLSSQALAQVVSDLQQRAPQQPQQNMRLVQLPPLSVSTASSLPQASPGSQTPTTVAIDINSHTSAVGSIFGDSFYDQQLTSRQTTALSHQLEQFNMIESPISSNSLYSQCSTLNYTQAAMMGLTGSHGNLQDSQQLSYSSHGNIPNIILTVTGESPPSLSKELTSSLAGVGDVSFDADSQFPLDELKIDPLTLDGLHMLNDPDMVLTDPATEDTFRMDRL, from the exons ATGGCGACCTCAAACAATCCGCGGAAATTCAGCGAGAAGATCGCTTTGCATAACCAGAAGCAGGCCGAGGAGACGGCGGCCTTCGAGGAAGTGATGAAGGACCTGAGCATCACCCGGGCGGCGCGG TTGCAGTTACAGAAGACCCAGTATTTGCAGTTAGGGCAGAACCGTGGACAGTACTATGGAGGATCGTTGCCCAATGTTAATCAGATTGGAAACAGCAACATTGACCTACCCTTTCAG ACTCCATTCCAGACTTCAGGCTTGGACACGAGCCGTACGACTCGGCACCACGGCTTGGTGGATCGGGTGTACCGCGATCGCAATCGGATCACCTCGCCACACCGGCGGCCCCTATCTGTGGACAAACACGGCCGCCAG ATTGACAGCTGTCCCTATGGATCAGTGTACCTGTCTCCTCCGCCTGACACGAGCTGGAGAAG AACCAATTCGGACTCGGCCTTGCACCAGAGCACGATGAACCCTACTCCCCAGGACAGCTTTGTGGGGGGCTCACAGGAGCTTCAGCCCAAGCGAG TGCTCCTGCTCACAGTTCCGGGGACAGAGGACTCCGCAGAATCTGAGGTGGATAAAAACATCCAGAAGCAGATCTGGGATAAGAAG AACCTGTCGCCAAGGCCCAAATCCTGTGAGGTGCCGGGGATAAA CATTTTTCCATCGCCTGACCAGGAGATGACCACCTCCTTAATCCCAGCCACACACAACACTGGCGGCTCTCTGCCTGACTTGACCAACATCCAGTTTCCCCCGCCGCTGCCCACCCCACTGGACCCCGAGGACACCTCCTCCTTCCCAGTGCTCAGCACCTCCAGCAGCACCAGTAACCTGGCCACCAACCTCACCCACCTGGGCATCAGTGTCGTCAGCCACG GAATCAGCGGCTCCCAGCCCAGCATGACGGGGACGGCCCAGCGCAAGCAGCAGAGCGTGGTTCCCTTAGCGCTGAACGCAGAGGCACAGAGCCAGCAATCCCCACAGCAGCTCTCCCCCACCCTCTCGCCCCCCGTCACCGTGGCTCAG GCCGTGACGATGGATGCGCTGACCCTGGATCAGCAGCTGTCTCAGTACCCCTTCTTCAGTCAGCTGTCGTCGCAGGCGTTGGCGCAGGTGGTCAGCGACCTGCAGCAGCGGGCCCCCCAGCAGCCGCAGCAGAACATGCGGCTggtgcagctgccaccgctgtCTGTGAGCACAGCCTCCAGTCTGCCCCAGGCCTCCCCCGGCAGCCAGACGCCCACTACCGTCGCCATCGACATTAACTCT CACACTTCTGCTGTGGGCAGCATCTTCGGCGACTCCTTCTACGACCAGCAGCTGACATCCAGGCAGACCACTGCCCTCTCCCACCAG CTTGAGCAGTTCAACATGATTGAGAGTCCCATCAGCTCCAACagcctgtacagccagtgctccACCCTGAACTACACCCAAGCAGCCATGATGGGATTGACAGGTAGCCACGGCAACCTGCAGGACTCCCAGCAGCTCAGTTACAGTAGCCATGGCAACATTCCCAACATTATTCTCACAG TTACTGGAGAGTCACCACCCAGCCTGTCCAAGGAGCTCACCAGCTCCCTGGCCGGTGTCGGTGATGTCAGCTTTGATGCCGACTCTCAGTTCCCGTTGGACGAGCTGAAGATCGATCCTCTCACACTCGACGGACTGCACATGCTCAACGACCCAGACATGGTCCTCACCGACCCCGCCACGGAAGATACTTTCCGGATGGATAGGCTGTAG